A window of the Nibribacter ruber genome harbors these coding sequences:
- a CDS encoding DNA-3-methyladenine glycosylase family protein, whose product MATPLFPKDPLLQQLVEQDPAIELTQERQPIYDSLLSSIISQQLSVKAAATIKQRFLALFPENNPKPELVLAASTEELRGVGLSGQKVNYVRSVAQQKLDGLLEDADIAHLPDEKLIQRLVAIKGIGRWSAEMILMFALQRLDVMAVDDLGIYNAMKRLYGWQETHKEAKQKMQAQAELWRPNRTLACRYLWQSLNNKPL is encoded by the coding sequence ATGGCTACTCCCCTTTTCCCCAAAGACCCTTTGTTGCAGCAGTTAGTAGAGCAGGACCCGGCCATTGAACTCACGCAGGAGCGGCAGCCCATCTATGACTCGCTGCTCAGTTCCATCATCTCCCAGCAGTTGTCTGTGAAGGCGGCGGCTACCATCAAGCAACGGTTTTTGGCCTTATTTCCGGAAAACAACCCAAAACCAGAATTGGTCTTGGCGGCTTCTACAGAAGAATTGCGCGGCGTGGGCTTGTCTGGCCAAAAAGTGAATTACGTGCGCAGCGTGGCTCAGCAAAAACTAGACGGCCTACTGGAAGACGCAGACATCGCCCACCTCCCCGATGAGAAACTAATTCAGCGCCTGGTAGCCATTAAAGGCATTGGAAGATGGTCAGCAGAGATGATTCTGATGTTCGCGCTGCAGCGCCTAGACGTGATGGCCGTGGATGACCTGGGAATCTACAACGCCATGAAACGCCTCTATGGTTGGCAGGAAACCCACAAAGAAGCCAAGCAGAAGATGCAAGCCCAAGCCGAACTCTGGCGCCCCAACAGAACCTTAGCCTGCCGCTACCTATGGCAGTCCCTCAATAATAAACCTTTGTGA
- a CDS encoding DUF58 domain-containing protein, with translation MSRIKVDLDDVRDLQNLEFLAKKMVEGFITGLHKSPYHGFSVEFSEHRLYNPGESTRHIDWKVFARTEKLFVKRYEEETNLRCQLLLDVSGSMYYPTNNYGKLSYGVLAAAALATLLQKQRDAVGLTTFSDQIEHQTAIRSTGAHLHTLLLTLQQQLQKPAPPQKQTKVASMLHQIAQTLPKRSLVILFTDMLSQYEQLEEIFTALQHLRHQQHEVLIFHITHAETEEEFNFPNRPYTFVGLETGDRIKVQPAEVRAAYVHAMQQFKKELALRCGQHRIDLISVDLKDPMDKVLYAYLVKRQKVR, from the coding sequence ATGAGCAGGATAAAAGTTGACCTGGATGACGTACGCGACCTGCAGAACCTGGAGTTTCTGGCCAAAAAAATGGTGGAGGGCTTCATTACGGGGCTGCACAAATCTCCCTATCATGGTTTCTCCGTGGAGTTCTCTGAGCACCGCCTCTACAACCCCGGTGAAAGCACAAGGCACATAGACTGGAAGGTCTTCGCGCGCACTGAAAAACTCTTTGTAAAGCGCTACGAGGAAGAAACCAACCTTCGCTGTCAATTGCTACTGGACGTGTCTGGCTCCATGTATTACCCCACCAACAACTATGGCAAGCTGTCTTATGGCGTACTGGCGGCGGCGGCCCTGGCTACGCTCCTGCAAAAACAGCGAGATGCCGTAGGCCTCACCACCTTCTCAGACCAGATTGAGCACCAAACAGCCATCAGGTCTACCGGGGCGCATCTGCACACGCTGCTGCTCACCCTGCAACAGCAACTGCAAAAGCCAGCCCCGCCACAAAAGCAGACCAAAGTAGCCAGCATGCTGCACCAGATTGCCCAGACGCTGCCCAAACGGTCCCTGGTCATACTGTTCACCGACATGTTGAGCCAGTACGAGCAATTGGAGGAGATTTTCACCGCCTTGCAGCATTTGCGCCACCAGCAGCACGAAGTCTTGATTTTTCACATCACCCACGCCGAAACCGAGGAGGAGTTCAACTTCCCCAACCGCCCTTACACTTTTGTGGGCCTGGAAACCGGCGACCGCATAAAAGTTCAACCCGCCGAAGTCCGCGCTGCCTACGTACACGCCATGCAGCAGTTCAAGAAAGAGCTGGCCCTGCGCTGCGGACAGCACCGCATTGACCTGATTTCCGTGGATTTAAAAGACCCTATGGACAAAGTCTTATACGCCTACCTGGTCAAACGCCAGAAAGTGCGCTAA
- a CDS encoding septal ring lytic transglycosylase RlpA family protein: MKKLLFLFLCLAPLWAIGDKPFQQWGKATFYASHYEGRPTTSGEKYDPALPTAAHAYLPLHSYVKVHNLSNGQTVVVKINDRMSRKSRFVIDLSKSAAQDLQIIGAGSAQVKITGLSKEAALAYWEKEKTAHEQDKS, encoded by the coding sequence TTGAAAAAGCTACTCTTCCTTTTCCTGTGCCTGGCTCCATTGTGGGCCATCGGCGACAAGCCCTTCCAGCAATGGGGCAAGGCCACTTTCTACGCCAGCCACTATGAGGGCAGACCCACCACCAGCGGTGAGAAATATGACCCGGCGCTGCCCACGGCCGCCCATGCCTACCTTCCTCTACACAGTTACGTAAAGGTACATAACCTGAGCAACGGCCAGACGGTGGTGGTCAAGATCAATGACCGCATGAGCCGCAAGTCCAGGTTTGTGATTGACTTGTCTAAATCTGCCGCGCAAGACCTTCAGATCATTGGGGCGGGGAGCGCGCAGGTCAAGATCACGGGCCTGAGCAAAGAAGCCGCCCTGGCGTACTGGGAGAAGGAGAAAACCGCACATGAGCAGGATAAAAGTTGA